From the genome of Symphalangus syndactylus isolate Jambi chromosome 7, NHGRI_mSymSyn1-v2.1_pri, whole genome shotgun sequence, one region includes:
- the IL12B gene encoding interleukin-12 subunit beta, protein MCHQQLVISWLSLVFLASPLAAIWELKKHVYVVELDWYPDAPGEMVVLTCDTPEEDGITWTLDKSSEVLGSGKTLTIQVKEFGDAGQYTCHKGGEVLSHSLLLLHKKEDGIWSTDILKDQKEPKNKTFLRCEAKNYSGRFTCWWLTTISTDLTFSVKSSRGSSDLQGVMCGAATLSAERIRGDNKEYEYSVECQEDSACPAAEERLPIEVMVDAIHKLKYENYTSSFFIRDIIKPDPPKNLQLKPLKNSRQVEVSWEYPDTWSTPHSYFSLTFCVQVQGKSKREKKDRVFTDKTSATVICRKNASFSVRAQDRYYSSSWSEWASVPCN, encoded by the exons ATGTGTCACCAGCAGTTGGTCATCTCTTGGCTTTCCCTGGTTTTTCTGGCATCTCCCCTCGCGGCCATATGGGAACTGAAGAAACATG TTTATGTCGTAGAATTGGATTGGTACCCGGATGCCCCTGGAGAAATGGTGGTCCTTACATGTGACACCCCTGAAGAAGATGGTATCACCTGGACCTTGGACAAGAGCAGTGAGGTCTTAGGCTCTGGCAAAACCCTTACCATCCAAGTCAAAGAGTTTGGAGATGCTGGCCAGTACACCTGTCACAAAGGAGGCGAGGTTCTAAGCCATTCGCTCCTGCTGCTTCACAAAAAGGAAGATGGAATTTGGTCCACTGATATTTTAAAGGACCAGAAAG AACCCAAAAATAAGACCTTTCTAAGATGCGAGGCCAAGAATTATTCTGGACGTTTCACCTGCTGGTGGCTGACGACAATCAGTACTGATTTGACATTCAGTGTCAAAAGCAGCAGAGG CTCTTCTGACCTCCAAGGGGTGATGTGCGGAGCTGCTACACTCTCTGCAGAGAGGATTAGAGGGGACAACAAGGAGTATGAGTACTCAGTGGAGTGCCAGGAGGACAGTGCCTGCCCAGCTGCTGAGGAGAGGCTGCCCATTGAGGTCATGGTGGATGCCATTCACAAGCTCAAGTATGAAAACTACACCAGCAGCTTCTTCATCAGGGACATCA TCAAACCCGACCCACCCAAGAACTTGCAGCTGAAGCCATTAAAGAATTCTCGGCAGGTGGAAGTCAGCTGGGAGTACCCTGACACCTGGAGTACTCCACATTCCTACTTCTCCCTGACATTCTGCGTTCAGGTCCAgggcaagagcaagagagaaaag AAAGATAGAGTCTTCACGGACAAGACCTCAGCCACGGTCATCTGCCGCAAAAATGCCAGCTTTAGCGTGCGGGCCCAGGACCGCTACTATAGCTCATCTTGGAGTGAATGGGCATCTGTGCCCTGCAATTAG